The following proteins are co-located in the Streptomyces sp. NBC_00435 genome:
- a CDS encoding peptidylprolyl isomerase: MNSTGGKADAGADAKAEAEAEATAEAGADAATGSGTEAGACAAGAGAASAAGSGAARGARRRRTARKAATVIAVAAACSGLTWTALSLTGAPSDSKPASPTGCSYTATGTGTTKAPGLPVHDPARARPYTAELVTDRGKVVIEAFTGAAPCSTTSFAFLAGKKYFDGSACHRVTTRGIFVLECGDPAGLGTADPGYYFPDENLADASYPAGTVAMSKAVPGRNGSQFFISYADPDFRMQPDWTPFARVVSGLDVLRRIAGNGTEDGSPDGRPKEPVVIRSVTVHPSDRG; this comes from the coding sequence ATGAATTCGACCGGCGGGAAAGCCGACGCGGGAGCGGACGCCAAGGCGGAGGCGGAGGCGGAAGCCACGGCGGAAGCGGGAGCGGACGCGGCGACCGGATCCGGGACGGAAGCCGGAGCCTGCGCTGCGGGAGCCGGTGCGGCCTCCGCAGCCGGATCCGGGGCGGCGCGCGGCGCCCGCCGCCGGCGCACCGCCCGGAAGGCGGCCACCGTGATCGCGGTGGCCGCGGCGTGCTCCGGACTGACCTGGACGGCCCTCTCCCTGACGGGCGCCCCGTCCGACTCCAAGCCGGCTTCCCCCACCGGCTGCTCCTACACGGCCACCGGCACCGGAACGACCAAGGCGCCCGGCCTGCCGGTGCACGACCCCGCGCGGGCCCGCCCGTACACGGCCGAGCTGGTCACCGATCGGGGCAAGGTCGTCATCGAGGCGTTCACCGGGGCCGCGCCCTGCTCCACCACCTCGTTCGCCTTCCTCGCCGGCAAGAAGTACTTCGACGGCAGCGCCTGCCACCGGGTCACCACGCGCGGGATCTTCGTACTGGAATGCGGCGACCCGGCCGGCCTGGGCACGGCCGACCCCGGGTACTACTTCCCGGACGAGAACCTGGCCGACGCCTCCTATCCGGCGGGCACCGTCGCGATGTCCAAAGCGGTACCCGGCCGCAACGGCAGTCAGTTCTTCATCAGTTACGCCGATCCGGACTTCCGCATGCAGCCCGACTGGACCCCCTTCGCGAGGGTGGTCAGCGGGCTGGACGTACTGCGGAGGATCGCCGGGAACGGCACGGAGGACGGGTCCCCCGACGGGCGCCCCAAGGAGCCCGTGGTCATCCGCTCGGTGACGGTCCACCCGTCGGACCGGGGCTGA
- a CDS encoding PadR family transcriptional regulator: MSISHALLGLLEAGPRHGYDLKRAFDERFGHDRPLAYGQVYSTMSRLLKNGLVEVDGVESGGGPERKRYAITDAGVTDVEGWLAQPEKPEPYLQSTLYTKIVLALLTGRSAQELLDTQRSEHLRLMRVLTHRKRKGDLADQLVCDHALFHLEADLRWLELTAARLDQLAQEVRR; encoded by the coding sequence ATGTCCATCAGTCACGCACTCCTCGGCCTCCTGGAGGCCGGTCCCCGGCACGGCTACGACCTCAAGCGGGCCTTCGACGAAAGATTCGGCCACGACCGGCCGCTCGCCTACGGACAGGTCTACTCGACCATGTCCCGGCTGCTGAAGAACGGCCTCGTCGAGGTCGACGGGGTGGAGAGCGGTGGCGGTCCCGAGCGCAAGCGGTACGCGATCACCGACGCCGGCGTCACCGACGTCGAGGGCTGGCTCGCCCAGCCCGAGAAGCCCGAGCCGTACCTCCAGAGCACGCTCTACACCAAGATCGTGCTCGCACTGCTCACCGGCCGCAGCGCCCAGGAGCTCCTGGACACCCAGCGCTCCGAGCACCTGCGCCTGATGCGCGTCCTCACCCACCGCAAGCGCAAGGGGGACCTCGCGGACCAGCTGGTCTGCGACCACGCCCTGTTCCACCTCGAAGCCGACCTGAGGTGGCTCGAACTCACCGCCGCCCGCCTCGACCAGCTCGCCCAGGAGGTACGCCGATGA
- a CDS encoding ABC transporter permease codes for MSDAKHSGPGDSRRPGGTGAPVRPGEQGALRVWGRDLALGVRFAFGGGREGWIRTLLTGVGVGLGVALLLVTSAVPSALAARDARADARRTPDVSISVQPGPDTLLIAEVNQSYHSYGADGRLVQPEGPDAPLPPGVKKFPGAGELVVSPALDRLMKTDEGKLLRDRLDGKIVSTIGDAGLVGPGDLYFYAGSDRLTELQKITPQYVQRITAFANTLQEEGLDPVLTLLVVLTFVALLMPVAVFIGAAVRFGGDRRDRRLAALRLVGADGRMVHRIAAGEALAGSLIGLVLGTGFFLAARQLAPVLDLHRRSVFPADLDPAPWLAALIALAVPAAAVAVTLFALRGVVIEPLGVVRTAAPSRRRIWWRLVLPLAGLGLLAPMMGRGNDGGQFNQWQVSGGVVLLLVGITVLLPWVLERVVGRIGGAGPVSWQLAARRLQLTSGSAARLVNGIAVAVAGAIALQMLFAGTEGSYSRDTGQDPTRASISVLMRSPSGGEPLARAMNGTKGVTRAVALGSTSAGRGTGMEYEDASTTVTMGTCAALKEVAELPSCKDGDAFVIDGAGARPSMGGDTARPGDKLFAGNIHGNEGEAPVPWTVPADARTVKARTDPLGGLLTGVLATPAVAPKGMGGFQSAQVFVMLDPKVPDAMELARSTSFKVDPLSVPMTLRATAVSDRYSSIRTGLFVGSVLVLMLIGASLLVSQLEQLRERKKLLSALVAFGTKRSTLSLSVLWQTALPIGLGLALATVIGLALGLVLMQMASVPLHISWTSILAMIGTGAGVAVLVTLLSLPALLRLMRPDGLRTE; via the coding sequence ATGAGTGACGCCAAGCACAGCGGCCCCGGCGATTCCCGGAGGCCCGGCGGCACCGGCGCCCCCGTCCGCCCCGGCGAGCAGGGCGCGCTCCGCGTCTGGGGCCGCGACCTCGCGCTCGGCGTCCGCTTCGCCTTCGGCGGCGGCCGCGAGGGCTGGATCCGCACCCTGCTCACCGGTGTGGGTGTCGGCCTCGGTGTCGCCCTGCTGCTCGTCACCAGCGCGGTCCCGAGCGCCCTGGCCGCCCGCGACGCGCGCGCCGACGCCCGCCGGACGCCCGACGTGTCCATCTCTGTACAGCCCGGCCCGGACACCCTGCTGATCGCCGAGGTCAATCAGTCCTACCACTCGTACGGGGCCGACGGGCGTCTCGTGCAGCCGGAGGGACCGGACGCCCCCCTTCCGCCCGGTGTGAAGAAGTTCCCCGGCGCCGGCGAACTGGTCGTCTCCCCCGCCCTCGACCGGCTGATGAAGACCGACGAGGGCAAGCTGCTGCGCGACCGCCTCGACGGGAAGATCGTCTCGACGATCGGCGACGCGGGCCTGGTGGGCCCCGGCGACCTCTACTTCTACGCGGGCAGCGACCGACTCACCGAACTCCAGAAGATCACGCCCCAGTACGTCCAGCGGATCACCGCCTTCGCGAACACGCTGCAGGAGGAGGGGCTCGACCCCGTCCTCACGCTCCTCGTGGTGCTGACCTTCGTCGCCCTGCTGATGCCGGTCGCCGTGTTCATCGGCGCCGCCGTGCGCTTCGGCGGCGACCGCCGCGACCGCCGGCTCGCCGCACTGCGCCTGGTCGGCGCCGACGGCCGGATGGTCCACCGGATCGCCGCGGGCGAGGCCCTCGCCGGATCGCTGATCGGCCTGGTCCTGGGCACCGGTTTCTTCCTGGCCGCCCGTCAGCTGGCCCCGGTCCTGGACCTCCACCGGCGCAGCGTCTTCCCCGCCGACCTCGACCCGGCGCCCTGGCTCGCCGCGCTCATCGCGCTGGCCGTACCCGCCGCGGCCGTCGCCGTGACCCTCTTCGCCCTGCGCGGTGTGGTCATCGAGCCGCTCGGCGTGGTCCGTACGGCGGCCCCGAGCAGGCGCCGGATCTGGTGGCGGCTGGTGCTCCCGCTGGCCGGACTCGGCCTGCTGGCCCCGATGATGGGCCGCGGCAACGACGGCGGACAGTTCAACCAGTGGCAGGTCTCGGGCGGCGTGGTCCTGCTCCTCGTCGGCATCACCGTCCTGCTCCCCTGGGTGCTGGAACGCGTGGTCGGCCGCATCGGCGGCGCGGGCCCGGTCTCCTGGCAGCTCGCCGCCCGCCGGCTCCAGCTCACCAGCGGCAGCGCCGCCCGGCTGGTCAACGGCATCGCCGTCGCGGTCGCGGGAGCCATCGCCCTGCAGATGCTCTTCGCCGGCACCGAGGGCTCGTACAGCCGTGACACCGGCCAGGACCCCACCCGGGCATCGATCTCCGTCCTGATGCGCTCCCCGAGCGGGGGCGAGCCCCTCGCCCGGGCCATGAACGGGACCAAGGGCGTCACCCGGGCCGTCGCGCTGGGCTCCACCTCCGCCGGGCGCGGCACGGGCATGGAGTACGAGGACGCCTCGACGACGGTGACGATGGGCACCTGCGCCGCCCTCAAGGAGGTCGCGGAGCTGCCCTCCTGCAAGGACGGCGACGCCTTCGTCATCGACGGCGCGGGCGCGCGCCCCAGCATGGGCGGCGACACCGCCCGGCCGGGCGACAAGCTGTTCGCGGGCAACATCCACGGCAACGAGGGCGAAGCCCCGGTCCCCTGGACCGTGCCCGCCGACGCCCGGACCGTGAAGGCCCGCACGGACCCCCTCGGGGGGCTGCTCACCGGCGTGCTGGCCACCCCGGCCGTCGCCCCGAAGGGCATGGGCGGTTTCCAGTCCGCCCAGGTGTTCGTGATGCTGGACCCGAAGGTGCCCGACGCGATGGAACTGGCCCGGAGCACCTCCTTCAAGGTCGACCCGCTGTCCGTGCCGATGACCTTGCGGGCCACCGCGGTCAGCGACCGCTACTCCTCCATCCGGACCGGCCTGTTCGTGGGCTCCGTCCTGGTGCTGATGCTGATCGGCGCCAGCCTGCTGGTCTCCCAGCTGGAGCAGCTGCGCGAGCGCAAGAAGCTGCTGTCCGCGCTGGTCGCCTTCGGCACCAAACGGTCCACGCTCAGCCTGTCCGTGCTGTGGCAGACCGCCCTGCCGATCGGCCTCGGCCTGGCCCTGGCCACGGTGATCGGGCTCGCGCTCGGCCTGGTGCTGATGCAGATGGCCAGCGTCCCGCTCCACATCTCCTGGACCTCGATCCTGGCGATGATCGGCACCGGCGCGGGCGTGGCCGTCCTGGTCACCCTGCTCAGCCTGCCGGCGCTGTTGCGCCTGATGCGCCCGGACGGGCTGCGCACGGAGTAA
- a CDS encoding ABC transporter ATP-binding protein, giving the protein MTPSGTLLSATDLRKAYGTTNALDGAEFSIHAGEVVAVMGPSGSGKSTLLHCLAGIVTPDSGTITYAGRELSAMNDAERSALRRGEFGFVFQFGQLVPELTCVENVALPLRLTGVKRKEAERTALQWMERLQVDDLRGKRPGEVSGGQGQRVAVARALVSSPRLIFADEPTGALDSLNGELVMRLLTDAARATNAAVVLVTHETRVAAYSDREIVVRDGKSRDMERAI; this is encoded by the coding sequence ATGACCCCGTCCGGCACTCTGCTCAGCGCCACGGACCTGCGCAAGGCGTACGGAACCACCAACGCCCTCGACGGCGCCGAATTCTCCATCCACGCCGGCGAGGTCGTCGCCGTGATGGGCCCCTCCGGCTCGGGCAAGTCGACCCTGCTGCACTGCCTCGCCGGCATCGTCACCCCCGACTCCGGCACCATCACCTACGCCGGCCGCGAGCTCTCCGCCATGAACGACGCCGAGCGCAGCGCGCTGCGCCGCGGGGAGTTCGGCTTCGTCTTCCAGTTCGGCCAGCTCGTCCCCGAGCTGACCTGCGTGGAGAACGTCGCCCTGCCGCTGCGCCTGACCGGCGTCAAGCGCAAGGAGGCCGAGCGCACCGCCCTCCAGTGGATGGAGCGGCTCCAGGTCGACGACCTGCGCGGCAAGCGCCCCGGCGAGGTCTCCGGCGGCCAGGGCCAGCGCGTGGCCGTCGCCCGCGCCCTCGTCAGCAGCCCCCGGCTGATATTCGCCGACGAGCCCACCGGGGCCCTGGACTCCCTCAACGGAGAGCTGGTGATGCGACTGCTCACCGACGCCGCCCGCGCCACGAACGCCGCCGTCGTCCTCGTCACGCACGAGACCCGCGTGGCCGCGTACTCCGACCGCGAGATCGTCGTGCGCGACGGCAAGTCCCGCGACATGGAGCGCGCCATATGA
- a CDS encoding SPFH domain-containing protein has translation MTNTTDTTEAGVREFPARSVRGGLALLLGLAGVAAGAGLIALGAVSGADAAKASLVAAGVILIIAALIAMGGLNTVAPGEARVVQLFGRYRGTIRTDGLRWVNPLTSRRRLSTRVRNHETAVMKVNDAYGNPIELAAVVVWRVEDTARAVFEVDDFTEFVETQTEAAVRHIAIEYPYDAHEDGGLSLRGNAEEITEKLAAELSTRVEAAGVQIIESRFTHLAYAPEIASAMLQRQQAGAIVAARKQIVEGAVGMVELALTRLAEQDIVDLDPERKAAMVSNLMVVLCGDRAAQPVVNTGTLYQ, from the coding sequence ATGACGAACACCACGGATACGACCGAAGCCGGCGTACGGGAGTTCCCCGCGCGCAGCGTGCGCGGCGGGCTCGCGCTGCTGCTGGGCCTGGCGGGAGTGGCCGCCGGAGCGGGCCTGATCGCGCTCGGTGCGGTGTCCGGGGCCGACGCCGCCAAGGCGTCCCTGGTCGCGGCGGGCGTCATCCTGATCATCGCCGCGCTGATCGCCATGGGCGGGCTGAACACGGTCGCGCCGGGCGAGGCCCGCGTGGTCCAGCTGTTCGGCCGCTACCGCGGCACGATCCGCACCGACGGACTGCGCTGGGTCAACCCGCTGACCTCACGTCGGCGCCTGTCCACCCGGGTGCGCAACCACGAGACGGCCGTCATGAAGGTCAACGACGCCTACGGCAACCCGATCGAGCTGGCGGCCGTCGTGGTGTGGCGGGTCGAGGACACCGCGCGGGCCGTCTTCGAGGTCGACGACTTCACCGAGTTCGTCGAGACCCAGACCGAGGCGGCCGTGCGGCACATCGCCATCGAGTACCCCTACGACGCGCACGAGGACGGCGGCCTGTCCCTGCGCGGCAACGCCGAGGAGATCACCGAGAAGCTCGCCGCCGAACTGTCCACCCGCGTCGAGGCGGCCGGCGTCCAGATCATCGAGTCCCGCTTCACCCACCTCGCGTACGCCCCGGAGATCGCCTCCGCGATGCTCCAGCGCCAGCAGGCCGGTGCGATCGTCGCGGCTCGCAAGCAGATCGTCGAGGGCGCGGTCGGTATGGTCGAGCTCGCCCTGACCCGCCTCGCGGAGCAGGACATCGTGGACCTCGACCCGGAACGGAAGGCGGCGATGGTGTCGAACCTGATGGTGGTCCTGTGCGGTGACCGCGCGGCCCAGCCGGTCGTCAACACGGGCACGCTCTACCAGTGA
- a CDS encoding DUF2079 domain-containing protein, protein MHAPPAGTAATLPPQQSVPAAQPAAEPARESPYATPWWIWALAGGLFFLYMTLSLRTHQRLLSHSYDLGIFDQVVRSYAAGRLPVSELKAPDFPILGDHFSPVLALLAPLYRLWPSAQTLLVAQAALVAASVLPLTRWAHRTLGARAAVVTGLCYGLSWGIASGVGFDFHEVAFAVPLLACSLAALGSGRLRAAAWWALPLVLVKEDLGLTVAAIGLVIVRRAGRGDRAGRRTGAALALAGAAGTLLATVVVLPAFNPGGAYAYLSYLGGGDAQGGGGFGDLLRKATVGMVTPETKVSTLVLVLAPSLFLALRSPLVCVALPTLLWRFASGNSAHWGTGYHYSLVLMPIVFAAFVDALVRRRASGAAGARRHLIGAAAMCVVLLPAFSLWRLAEPATWRTDPRIAVAHRLMDMIPDGATVQASDGLVPHLTQRTSTSLYGWPDSRPDPEWIIVDTTVAPERRWPLSAQQELIALDGARAQGYRTAAQENGFVLLNRRS, encoded by the coding sequence ATGCACGCACCCCCCGCCGGTACCGCCGCCACGCTCCCGCCCCAGCAGTCGGTCCCCGCCGCCCAACCGGCGGCGGAGCCGGCCCGGGAGAGCCCGTACGCGACCCCGTGGTGGATCTGGGCCCTGGCCGGCGGGCTCTTCTTCCTCTACATGACGCTGTCCCTGCGGACCCATCAACGGCTGCTCTCGCACAGCTACGACCTCGGCATCTTCGACCAGGTCGTCCGCTCCTACGCCGCCGGCAGGCTGCCCGTCTCCGAGCTCAAGGCGCCGGACTTCCCCATCCTGGGCGACCACTTCTCCCCGGTGCTCGCCCTGCTCGCGCCCCTGTACCGGCTGTGGCCCTCGGCGCAGACCCTGCTCGTGGCACAGGCGGCACTGGTCGCCGCGAGCGTGCTGCCGCTGACCCGCTGGGCGCACCGGACGCTCGGGGCGCGGGCGGCCGTGGTGACCGGCCTCTGCTACGGACTGTCCTGGGGCATCGCCAGCGGCGTCGGCTTCGACTTCCACGAGGTGGCCTTCGCCGTCCCGCTCCTCGCGTGCTCGCTCGCGGCCCTGGGATCCGGCCGGCTGCGGGCCGCCGCCTGGTGGGCGCTGCCGCTCGTGCTGGTCAAGGAGGACCTCGGGCTGACCGTGGCCGCCATCGGCCTGGTCATCGTCCGGCGGGCCGGGCGCGGTGACCGGGCCGGGCGCCGGACCGGGGCCGCCCTCGCCCTCGCGGGCGCGGCCGGGACGCTCCTGGCGACGGTGGTGGTGCTGCCCGCCTTCAACCCCGGCGGCGCGTACGCCTACCTGTCGTACCTGGGCGGGGGAGACGCGCAGGGCGGAGGCGGGTTCGGGGACCTGCTGCGCAAGGCTACGGTCGGGATGGTCACCCCCGAGACCAAGGTCTCGACCCTGGTGCTGGTGCTGGCACCGAGCCTGTTCCTGGCACTGCGCTCGCCGCTGGTCTGCGTGGCCCTGCCGACGCTGCTGTGGCGCTTCGCCTCGGGCAACTCGGCCCACTGGGGCACCGGGTACCACTACTCGCTCGTGCTCATGCCGATCGTCTTCGCCGCCTTCGTCGACGCCCTCGTGCGGCGGCGGGCCTCCGGCGCGGCCGGCGCGCGCCGGCACCTGATCGGCGCGGCCGCGATGTGCGTGGTGCTGCTGCCCGCGTTCTCACTGTGGCGGCTGGCCGAGCCCGCCACCTGGCGGACCGATCCGCGGATCGCCGTGGCGCACCGGCTGATGGACATGATTCCCGACGGCGCCACGGTCCAGGCCTCGGACGGGCTGGTGCCGCACCTCACGCAGCGCACCAGCACCAGCCTCTACGGGTGGCCGGACAGCCGCCCCGATCCGGAGTGGATCATCGTGGACACGACGGTGGCGCCGGAGCGGCGGTGGCCGCTGTCGGCTCAGCAGGAGCTGATCGCCCTGGACGGGGCACGGGCCCAGGGGTACCGGACCGCGGCCCAGGAGAACGGCTTCGTCCTCCTGAACCGCCGGTCGTGA